The following DNA comes from Solea solea chromosome 6, fSolSol10.1, whole genome shotgun sequence.
CAAGTCTATTTTGTGACAGTCATATCTATTGTTACCTTGTACATCGCACACTGAGTTGTGGGTTTTGTTTCCTGGAAACAGTTCAGCGAGTCCAAATGCATTGCACCTGTTAACCACAAAGTGTTTATTAGTGTATTTCTAAGCTTTATGGACAATTCTCTTTCGTAAagttgaaccttttttttttgagtggttCTTACTGGGTCCACGGTTTGCAGTTATTTGCTTTCACGTCAAAATAGGCAGGACCAGGGCAAACGAGCTCACACTGATATGAATAGTTGAGTAACTCTGCACCTATTGGAGTTTCTGCAAAGACAGATTCAGGTTCACCACCATTACAAGTTGATCTTTTATATCAGCAAACTGTCAACATGTGATGATCCAGCATGAATAAACCTGTTATAGTAGCAGCTTTTACCACTAACATTGATCAGCTTTCCACTCTGtatacatgtttcctgtatttccTGGGTGTGTTCCAACAATGTGATTGAGTCGTAAGAAGTAAAATCTAcgttgctaaaacaacaaatcagcaGCTGTAAGGCTTTTTGCACAGTACCTGACTTTTCCTTttgattaaatcaaaataatgcTATTCTAATGCTTTTCTTTTACGACCAAAGTCTCCTTAAACTATTGTGATAACCTTAACTAACTAACCCTAACTCAAGTGTTATCTGTGTATATTTGCGGTAGTTCAAGTCTCATCAAATTaatttgtgtgtgcatttgccCACACTGTGCTTCTTTGAGCGTTTAACTTTTTGAACATACTCAGAGAGGGACACAACGTTCAAAGTGTTTCTGATATAAACAATTTGGTTGTGGTTGTATTTAACCTACATAACATATTTCCTCTGCGTACCTTGGCATCCAATGGTATGACACCCACGATCATTCAAGCAACAGATTTGTGCCAGCAGTCTGTAAAGGTCGACACCGACGAGCTTTTACAACAAccgagtgtttttttgttctcacCTGTTCTTTTTAGTTTCTCCCCTGCGGTGCATTTGTTTTCCTCGCAGGCTGAACAGACATTATTGGAACACAGAAATCCAGAGTCACATGAACACCTCGCATTTGAGGTCGGTGTACACTTCTCTGCGTATTCTGCAGAACAGACAAAAAATCACAACTGTGGGACTTCCAGTTCTTAACAATGTTTGCTAAATCACTGGCAGGTGATTTGAAACAGATTTAGTTTCTGTCTTACCTTGTTGGCATGACTGGCATTCCTTACATGTGTCAAAGACGCTGTAGTGGTCCGAGAAGGAGCCATTCTCACAGGGGCTACAGATAGTTTTCCTGTGTTCAGTGCAGAACTCTTTCACATATTTAccttcaaatgtgacaaaaagaaaacgCAGCCACTCATAAGAATGTTGTTCCTTGAGTATGATCTCTCAggtcaaataaacacacactaatAAGTGTCTCAACTTAAACAATCATATTTCAACAGATGTTTTTGAAGAATGAATTCCTTTATTCTAATTATTCAATGGCATATTTTACCTGGAGGACACAGGTCACAGCACCACCCGTTGATCCTAGTTTGTTGTTCGTCACAGCCTCTGGCGAATGCTATCCAAATACTCCATACATGTATGATCAGCCAACACTTGAGGGAAACCATTGTGACCAGTGCTTTGTTCGTGCCTTCAGGGTTTTATTACGCCTGTTTGCTGACGTCATAGTCAGATGCGTGTGGTTGACTCACTGAGAGACACTGCGAGACTGAAACATCAAAACCCTGAGAGGAAGTGAAAGACCCCTAATCATGTTCGTTCTGAAGACAGTCGAAGCAGAATGATTTAgtttttctgtatttctttttctttttgatctCTTTCAGATTTTGTTTTCCCTATGATTGGGGTTAGATTTTATgtaatttatataaatatgtgcttttttttagcttgtggtCATGATGACACCATGGTGTTTGATCATATGAtacaagttgttgttgttgttgtttttgtttgtttactcctCACctggcatttctttttttaatgagaggACAGAATATATGCTTAATGTAAAACATGATTAAGACACCTTAACTGGGTTTTGATATGTGTTTTCTTCTGGCACATATTTCATTAGATTTATTGTTGCAAGTCTTCATTTGCTTGTATTAACATATCAACTACCAGGctgtgatttttgtttctttctgtctcatGTCTCACTGGTGACAGACCTTGTAACTTTTGTCTCTTGGAATGATCAAAAACCTTGCGATCTGAAAGGGTTTGTGTTGTGCCAGATTGAGAAATTCTCCTTTAACTCTGtctgcatttattttcttaactTAAAGTTCATTAATGCATGTAGCCATtcatacaaacaaatgtttgattaTCTTGTAAAGGTCCCTTTATTCAAATGATTAATACATGCATTTCTGCACAAGTGTTGGAACAGGTTTGCAGTGGATGTGATGTGTAATATACgtccaatattttttttggatCACTGCTCTAAACCTCGAGAAATGCTAACAACCATCAGTGATGGcattaaaaagcaaacaaaaccgAAACACGAGCAAGTTCTGAGCATCTGACTCATGAGTCCTGGAAAACCCGTAAACCTACAGTAACTCCGCACAATAAAGCAAAGTTTGTGTCA
Coding sequences within:
- the tnfrsf18 gene encoding tumor necrosis factor receptor superfamily member 18, translating into MVSLKCWLIIHVWSIWIAFARGCDEQQTRINGWCCDLCPPGKYVKEFCTEHRKTICSPCENGSFSDHYSVFDTCKECQSCQQEYAEKCTPTSNARCSCDSGFLCSNNVCSACEENKCTAGEKLKRTETPIGAELLNYSYQCELVCPGPAYFDVKANNCKPWTQCNAFGLAELFPGNKTHNSVCDVQALTHGRDRETSHVILGISFVVFSLAFLVSFFLSFTCVKNLRKHKANHYPMLAVSTNNTDYHLSKEESGLQLIIQDESKDNNNIELHLGRDTPL